The following coding sequences lie in one Candidatus Methylomirabilota bacterium genomic window:
- a CDS encoding adenylate/guanylate cyclase domain-containing protein, producing MTDALRGSGPRVRVIRATLVGLLISLAVTGLSRTGLFAGWETRAVDAFLFLRDRVPTPEIVLVLIDDDAFQALGQRQPLSRRYLADLADVLLKSGATVVAFDVVLAAPTAPAEDQLLIDTAQRWTAKRPGSLLFATFAMPAPGDDRTFTLLPPFSPALGGLLGFANAPIGADGVVRRFTPLLPSAGGGRVAALALVALAASAGIPPAVLAARVAGERGAVALPVREGGRGIGGAAEVTAAQLADPPWRIDYTGPPGAFTAFPSEPLVALARSGIEPDPDNPFRDRIVLVGATFAESRDFFPTPTGLMPGVEIHAHMLNTLLSRRALLPPPWYLNVALLTAVCVSISVLSLWLRPAWLALVGLALVLGLAAASYEAYTRGGYWLDFLAPLIGTLAYLQGAHWLRRRRLRSAFGQYVSPEVMDQVLRAGAPLGGEVRSVSVLMSDLRGFTTLSEQLPPQVVSEMMNDYFTAMVDVILARRGLVQDFIGDAIMAVYGAPLDDPEHCWHAARTAVEMHAALETLNRRWEAQGRGPLAMGIAVHTGDAFAGTLGAPRKKKYAVLGDTVNLTSRMEGLNRDLGTGILISGAALAVLKDRVVARDRGSVAVKGRREPVEIFELLSLKET from the coding sequence GTGACCGACGCGCTCCGGGGATCCGGCCCTCGCGTGCGGGTGATCCGCGCGACGCTGGTCGGCCTGCTGATCTCCCTCGCGGTGACCGGCCTCTCGCGCACCGGCCTCTTCGCGGGCTGGGAGACGCGAGCGGTCGACGCATTCCTGTTCCTGCGCGACCGGGTCCCCACGCCCGAGATCGTGCTCGTGCTCATCGACGACGACGCCTTCCAGGCGCTCGGCCAGCGCCAGCCGCTCTCGCGCCGCTACCTCGCGGACCTGGCCGACGTCCTGCTGAAGAGCGGCGCGACGGTCGTCGCCTTCGACGTGGTGCTGGCGGCGCCGACTGCGCCCGCCGAGGACCAGCTCCTGATCGACACCGCGCAACGGTGGACCGCGAAGCGGCCCGGCTCGCTGCTCTTCGCGACCTTCGCCATGCCCGCCCCGGGGGACGACCGGACCTTCACGCTGCTCCCGCCGTTCTCGCCCGCGCTGGGCGGCCTGCTGGGCTTCGCCAACGCGCCGATCGGGGCCGACGGCGTGGTCCGCCGGTTCACCCCGCTGCTGCCCTCGGCGGGCGGCGGGCGCGTCGCCGCCCTGGCCCTCGTGGCGCTCGCCGCGTCCGCCGGCATCCCGCCCGCCGTGCTCGCGGCGCGCGTCGCCGGCGAGCGGGGCGCCGTCGCCCTGCCGGTGCGCGAAGGCGGCCGCGGCATCGGCGGCGCCGCGGAGGTGACGGCGGCGCAGCTCGCGGACCCGCCCTGGCGCATCGACTACACGGGCCCGCCCGGCGCGTTCACCGCGTTCCCGAGCGAGCCCCTGGTGGCCCTGGCCCGGAGCGGCATCGAGCCCGATCCCGACAACCCGTTCCGCGACCGCATCGTGCTGGTGGGCGCGACGTTCGCGGAGAGCCGGGACTTCTTCCCGACCCCCACCGGGCTGATGCCGGGCGTGGAGATCCACGCCCACATGCTCAACACGCTGCTCTCGCGTCGGGCGCTGCTGCCGCCGCCGTGGTATCTGAACGTGGCGCTGCTGACCGCGGTCTGCGTATCGATCTCGGTGCTCTCGCTCTGGCTGCGTCCGGCCTGGCTGGCTCTCGTGGGCCTCGCCCTCGTGCTCGGGCTGGCCGCCGCCTCCTACGAGGCCTACACGCGCGGAGGCTACTGGCTCGACTTCCTGGCTCCCCTCATCGGCACGCTGGCCTACCTGCAGGGCGCGCACTGGCTGCGGCGCCGGCGCCTGCGCTCGGCCTTCGGCCAGTACGTGAGCCCCGAGGTCATGGATCAGGTGCTGCGCGCCGGGGCGCCGCTGGGCGGGGAGGTGCGCAGCGTGTCGGTGCTGATGTCGGACCTGCGCGGCTTCACCACCCTGTCGGAGCAGCTGCCGCCCCAGGTCGTCTCCGAGATGATGAACGACTACTTCACCGCGATGGTCGACGTGATCCTGGCCCGGCGCGGCCTCGTGCAGGACTTCATCGGCGACGCGATCATGGCGGTGTACGGCGCCCCCCTCGACGATCCCGAGCACTGCTGGCACGCGGCCCGCACCGCGGTAGAGATGCACGCCGCGCTCGAGACGCTGAACCGACGCTGGGAAGCGCAGGGGCGCGGCCCGCTCGCCATGGGCATCGCGGTCCACACCGGCGACGCCTTCGCGGGCACCCTCGGCGCGCCGCGGAAGAAGAAGTATGCGGTGCTGGGCGACACGGTGAATCTCACGTCGCGCATGGAGGGCCTCAACCGCGACCTCGGTACCGGCATCCTGATCAGCGGCGCCGCGCTGGCCGTCCTGAAGGACCGGGTGGTGGCGCGCGATCGCGGCAGCGTCGCGGTCAAGGGCCGCCGCGAGCCGGTCGAGATCTTCGAGCTGCTGAGCCTGAAGGAGACCTGA
- a CDS encoding BadF/BadG/BcrA/BcrD ATPase family protein yields MNRGLGPSGGGLRVVVDLGGTWVRVTAAGGPRRAFKARTPGPAGLPALLDRLWHRWRLARRDVSALGVASRGIWTGAERQTLARRLRRFAARVVVISDVEGAYLAALGDRAGVLLLAGTGSIALARDARGRFTRAGGLGPLLGDDGSAFALGRAWLRAGAVTPARARRLAIAPDAVARIAALAPSVLRRARAGQPEARRAAREAQRALADLAARAARPLGRHRPLVVSWAGGLLADPRFRGGVWRELRGRGLRVIPTPPAATIASPEAWRSVL; encoded by the coding sequence GTGAATCGCGGTCTCGGCCCGAGCGGAGGCGGCCTGCGCGTCGTCGTGGACCTCGGTGGCACGTGGGTGCGCGTGACCGCCGCGGGCGGCCCCCGCCGCGCCTTCAAGGCGCGGACGCCGGGGCCGGCGGGATTGCCCGCGCTGCTCGACCGCCTGTGGCACCGCTGGCGCCTCGCGCGGCGCGACGTGTCGGCCCTCGGGGTGGCCTCGCGCGGCATCTGGACGGGAGCGGAGCGCCAGACCCTCGCGCGGCGGCTGCGTCGCTTCGCCGCGCGCGTGGTCGTGATCTCCGACGTCGAGGGCGCCTATCTCGCCGCGCTCGGCGACCGCGCGGGCGTGCTACTGCTCGCGGGCACCGGCTCGATCGCGCTCGCGCGCGACGCCCGCGGCCGCTTCACGCGCGCGGGCGGGCTGGGCCCGCTGCTGGGGGACGACGGCTCCGCGTTCGCGCTCGGCCGCGCGTGGCTGCGCGCCGGCGCGGTGACGCCGGCGCGCGCCCGCCGCCTCGCCATCGCGCCCGACGCGGTCGCCCGCATCGCCGCGCTCGCGCCGTCGGTCCTGCGTCGCGCCCGCGCCGGGCAGCCGGAGGCCCGCCGCGCGGCGCGCGAGGCCCAGCGAGCGCTGGCCGATCTGGCCGCGCGTGCGGCGCGGCCGCTCGGCCGGCACCGGCCATTGGTGGTGAGCTGGGCCGGCGGCCTCCTGGCCGACCCGCGCTTTCGCGGCGGCGTGTGGCGCGAGCTGCGCGGCCGCGGCCTGCGCGTGATACCGACACCGCCCGCCGCGACTATCGCGAGCCCGGAAGCCTGGCGCTCCGTTCTCTGA
- a CDS encoding APC family permease, with translation MSPRRRGELGFLPLVAILFFNVSGGPYGVEDAVGSLGPGLALLLLLLTPVVWSLPVALAMGELASALPEEGGYVVWVQRAFGRFWGFQAGWWSWINSFVDVAVYPALFAEYLAAWRPGMSPLERWALAVAFIWILTAINLIGVRITGWSAVVMAIVSLVPVVVLTIASAAQLDEIPWRPFAVEGGSLLTNLGLGLAIMMWNYSGWDTPTTMLGETRAPGPSFRRAMWVALPLITIAYLLPVAAGLSAVGDWQSWETGHWPAVALDVGGPWLAHVVTFGAVVATAGLFLSLLLTNSRLPYALALDGQLPAPLARLHPRFGTPWGAVLLSSVCYSLCAFWSFKDLIVLNIWLYSIALLLELAAFVALRRREPGLPRPWRVRGGAVGMWVVAVLPALCCVLAMATAGWTNTLVGVLAALTGPLAYWIWHSSGS, from the coding sequence GTGAGCCCCCGCCGACGCGGGGAGCTCGGGTTCCTCCCGCTCGTCGCCATCCTCTTCTTCAACGTCAGCGGCGGCCCGTACGGCGTCGAGGACGCGGTGGGCTCGCTCGGTCCCGGTCTCGCGCTGCTCCTGCTGCTGCTGACCCCGGTGGTGTGGAGCCTGCCCGTCGCGCTGGCCATGGGCGAGCTCGCGAGCGCGCTGCCCGAGGAAGGCGGCTACGTGGTCTGGGTGCAGCGCGCGTTCGGCCGCTTCTGGGGATTCCAGGCCGGGTGGTGGAGCTGGATCAACTCGTTCGTGGACGTCGCGGTGTATCCCGCGCTGTTCGCGGAGTACCTCGCCGCGTGGCGACCCGGCATGTCGCCGCTCGAGCGCTGGGCCCTGGCCGTGGCCTTCATCTGGATCCTCACCGCGATCAACCTGATCGGGGTTCGCATCACCGGCTGGTCCGCGGTGGTCATGGCCATCGTCTCGCTCGTTCCGGTGGTGGTGCTGACGATCGCCTCGGCCGCGCAGCTCGACGAGATCCCGTGGCGGCCGTTCGCGGTGGAGGGGGGAAGCCTGCTCACGAACCTCGGGCTGGGCCTCGCGATCATGATGTGGAACTACTCGGGCTGGGACACGCCCACCACCATGCTCGGGGAGACGCGCGCGCCCGGGCCGAGCTTCCGTCGTGCCATGTGGGTGGCGCTGCCGCTGATCACGATCGCCTACCTGCTGCCGGTGGCGGCCGGGCTCTCGGCGGTCGGCGATTGGCAGTCGTGGGAGACCGGGCACTGGCCGGCGGTGGCGCTCGACGTCGGCGGGCCGTGGCTCGCCCACGTCGTCACCTTCGGCGCGGTGGTCGCCACCGCGGGACTCTTTCTCTCCCTCCTGCTGACCAACTCGCGGCTGCCCTACGCGCTGGCGCTGGACGGGCAGCTGCCCGCCCCGCTGGCGCGCCTGCATCCGCGCTTCGGCACGCCGTGGGGCGCGGTGCTGCTCTCGAGCGTCTGCTACAGCCTGTGCGCCTTCTGGTCCTTCAAGGACTTGATCGTGCTGAACATCTGGCTCTACTCGATCGCGCTCCTGCTCGAGCTGGCCGCGTTCGTGGCCCTGCGCCGGCGCGAGCCCGGCCTGCCGCGGCCGTGGCGGGTGCGCGGCGGCGCGGTCGGCATGTGGGTGGTGGCCGTGCTCCCCGCGCTCTGCTGCGTGCTCGCGATGGCCACCGCGGGCTGGACCAACACCTTGGTCGGCGTCCTCGCCGCGCTCACCGGGCCGCTGGCTTACTGGATCTGGCACTCGTCAGGCTCATGA
- a CDS encoding amidohydrolase family protein: MPSRTPAHLLVWLALTLVALAPASLRAQSPDLPIFDTHIHYSSGDWVEYPPERILGILDKAGVKRALVSSTPDDGTLTLYAKDPKRVVPILRPYRTRGDMGHWWQDPAVLAYVQERLQKNGGVYRGIGEFHLFGGQTGTFVVKRITELALQEDIYLHAHSDELAIVELFTIEPRLKVIWAHAGMSSGPQAVGALLDRYPTLWVDLAIRNGDVAPGGQLDPGWRAVFLRHPDRFLAGTDTWMTSRWEALPGSVTEVRGYLSQLPRDVAEKIAFRNAERLFP, translated from the coding sequence GTGCCGTCCAGGACCCCGGCGCATCTCCTCGTCTGGCTCGCGCTGACGCTCGTCGCGCTCGCTCCCGCCTCGCTCCGCGCGCAGAGCCCGGACCTGCCGATCTTCGACACGCACATCCACTACAGCTCGGGCGACTGGGTCGAGTACCCGCCGGAGCGCATCCTCGGCATCCTGGACAAGGCGGGTGTCAAGCGCGCGCTCGTGTCCAGCACGCCCGATGACGGCACGCTCACCCTCTACGCCAAGGACCCCAAGCGCGTCGTGCCGATCCTGCGGCCCTACCGCACGCGCGGAGACATGGGGCACTGGTGGCAGGATCCGGCAGTGCTCGCCTACGTGCAGGAGCGGCTGCAGAAGAACGGCGGCGTGTACCGGGGCATCGGCGAGTTCCACCTCTTCGGCGGCCAGACCGGCACCTTCGTGGTCAAGCGCATCACCGAGCTGGCGCTGCAGGAGGACATCTATCTCCACGCCCACTCCGACGAGCTGGCGATCGTGGAGCTGTTCACGATCGAGCCGCGGCTGAAGGTGATCTGGGCTCACGCCGGCATGTCGTCGGGCCCGCAGGCGGTGGGCGCGCTGCTCGATCGGTATCCGACCCTCTGGGTGGACCTCGCGATCCGCAACGGCGACGTGGCCCCCGGCGGCCAGCTCGACCCGGGCTGGCGCGCGGTCTTCCTCCGCCACCCCGACCGCTTCCTGGCCGGGACGGACACGTGGATGACGTCGCGGTGGGAGGCCTTGCCGGGCTCGGTGACGGAGGTGCGCGGCTACCTGAGCCAGCTGCCGCGCGACGTGGCCGAGAAGATCGCCTTCAGGAACGCCGAGCGGCTGTTTCCGTAG
- a CDS encoding Ldh family oxidoreductase has protein sequence MPTIDSQRLEAKASRMFVAMGAPERDAAWIAQLLVRANLRGHDSHGVIRVPQYWESVKKGQVDPKTPITVTAESPALIRLDGGGGFGQVVGRRAMEMAIAKAKVGGLSAASTSRTSHVGRLADYAEMAANAGLVGMLWANCVHGLNVAPWGGAARRLGTNPHAVAIPGVSGPAMVLDFATSVVAEGKMRVKRNRKQQAPPGWFVDAAGRPATDPEIFYGEPPGALLTAGEHKGYGLSLAVEILGGILSGTGPAGPPPGVFANGTLMICLDVERFLPLAEFHAQVGSLFAWVKTAPLAQGAGEILIPGEPEARLEAERRAQGIPVEEQTWSQIEAAAAELGVG, from the coding sequence GTGCCGACCATCGATTCCCAGCGCCTCGAGGCGAAGGCCAGCCGGATGTTCGTGGCGATGGGCGCGCCCGAGCGCGACGCGGCGTGGATCGCCCAGCTCCTGGTGCGCGCGAACCTGCGCGGCCACGACTCGCATGGCGTCATCCGCGTGCCTCAGTACTGGGAGTCGGTGAAGAAGGGCCAGGTGGATCCCAAGACCCCGATCACCGTGACCGCGGAGAGCCCCGCGCTGATCCGCCTCGACGGCGGCGGCGGCTTCGGCCAGGTGGTGGGCCGGCGGGCGATGGAGATGGCGATCGCCAAGGCCAAGGTGGGCGGGCTCAGCGCCGCGTCCACCTCGCGGACCAGTCACGTGGGCCGCCTGGCCGACTACGCGGAGATGGCGGCCAACGCGGGGCTGGTCGGCATGCTGTGGGCCAACTGCGTGCACGGTCTCAACGTGGCGCCCTGGGGTGGCGCCGCGCGGCGGCTCGGCACCAACCCGCACGCGGTGGCCATTCCCGGCGTGTCCGGCCCCGCGATGGTGCTCGACTTCGCGACCAGCGTGGTGGCCGAGGGCAAGATGCGGGTGAAGCGCAACCGCAAGCAGCAGGCGCCGCCCGGCTGGTTCGTGGACGCGGCGGGCCGGCCCGCGACCGATCCCGAGATCTTCTACGGCGAGCCGCCCGGCGCGCTGCTGACCGCGGGCGAGCACAAGGGTTACGGGCTGTCGCTCGCGGTGGAGATCCTCGGCGGCATCCTCTCCGGCACCGGCCCCGCGGGGCCGCCGCCCGGCGTGTTCGCCAACGGCACGCTCATGATCTGCCTCGACGTGGAGCGGTTCCTGCCGCTGGCCGAGTTCCACGCGCAGGTCGGCTCGCTGTTCGCGTGGGTGAAAACCGCGCCGCTCGCGCAGGGCGCCGGCGAGATCCTGATCCCGGGCGAGCCGGAGGCCCGGCTCGAAGCCGAGCGCCGCGCGCAGGGCATCCCCGTCGAGGAGCAGACCTGGAGTCAGATCGAGGCCGCGGCCGCCGAGCTGGGCGTCGGCTAG
- a CDS encoding cupin domain-containing protein — protein MKAEREFFDPAALPWRPAPGFPPGVWEQVISGGQDEGVTTRLLRFEPGSGNDRVVTHDFWEEIYIVSGVLECGGRPYPAGSVAVRPPGMPHGPFHSAAGCVSFEVRYRTR, from the coding sequence ATGAAGGCCGAGCGCGAGTTCTTCGATCCGGCGGCGCTGCCGTGGCGGCCCGCGCCCGGATTCCCGCCCGGGGTGTGGGAGCAGGTCATCAGCGGCGGCCAGGACGAGGGCGTGACCACGCGGCTGCTGCGCTTCGAGCCGGGATCGGGCAACGACCGCGTGGTGACCCACGATTTCTGGGAGGAGATCTACATCGTCTCCGGCGTGCTCGAGTGCGGCGGCCGTCCCTACCCCGCGGGCTCGGTGGCGGTGCGGCCGCCCGGCATGCCCCACGGCCCGTTCCACTCCGCGGCGGGCTGCGTGAGCTTCGAAGTCCGCTACCGGACCCGCTGA
- a CDS encoding DUF523 and DUF1722 domain-containing protein, translating to MAEAAWRSPDLPIRLGISACLLGEAVRYDGGHQRDAYLTGVLGRHVTWVPVCPEMEIGMGVPREPIRLVGDAAAPRLLGVTSGADHTGRMNDFARRGVQDLARRGLSGYVLKRGSPSCGMERVKLYRDDTAPPERAGVGLFARVLREALPLLPVEEEGRLDDPRRRDGFITRVFAYRRLAALREMAPRPGDVVAFHRAHEYLLLAHSPAAYTRLGRLVAERPVKPAPAWLDRYGNGFMRALQTEATPRKHVNVLQHMAGFFKGRLAPAERRELLALIGDYAAGRAPLVVPITLINHHAARLEVGYLLDQLYLRPHPKELMLRNHV from the coding sequence ATGGCGGAGGCCGCCTGGCGCTCCCCCGATCTGCCGATCCGCCTCGGCATCTCGGCCTGCCTGCTGGGCGAGGCGGTGCGCTATGACGGCGGCCATCAGAGGGACGCCTACCTCACGGGTGTGCTGGGCCGCCACGTCACCTGGGTGCCGGTATGCCCGGAGATGGAGATCGGCATGGGCGTGCCGCGGGAGCCGATCCGGCTGGTGGGCGACGCGGCCGCGCCGCGGCTGCTCGGGGTGACCAGCGGCGCCGACCACACCGGCCGCATGAACGACTTCGCGCGACGCGGCGTGCAGGACCTCGCGCGTCGCGGCCTGAGCGGCTACGTGCTCAAGCGCGGGTCACCGTCCTGCGGCATGGAGCGCGTCAAGCTCTACCGCGACGACACCGCGCCCCCCGAGCGCGCGGGCGTCGGCCTGTTCGCCCGCGTCCTGCGCGAGGCGCTGCCCCTCCTGCCGGTGGAAGAGGAGGGACGGCTCGACGACCCACGGCGGCGCGACGGCTTCATCACCCGCGTGTTCGCGTATCGCCGCCTCGCGGCCTTGCGGGAGATGGCGCCTCGCCCCGGTGACGTCGTGGCGTTTCACAGGGCGCATGAGTACCTGTTGCTGGCCCACAGCCCCGCGGCGTATACGCGGCTGGGCCGGCTGGTCGCCGAGCGGCCCGTCAAACCCGCGCCCGCATGGCTGGACCGCTACGGCAACGGCTTCATGCGCGCGCTGCAGACGGAGGCCACGCCGCGCAAACACGTGAACGTGCTGCAACACATGGCGGGCTTCTTCAAGGGGCGGCTGGCCCCGGCCGAGCGGCGTGAGCTGCTCGCCCTGATCGGCGACTACGCGGCCGGCCGCGCCCCGCTGGTGGTGCCGATCACCCTCATCAACCACCACGCGGCCCGCCTGGAGGTCGGTTACCTGCTCGACCAGCTTTATCTCCGCCCGCATCCGAAGGAGCTGATGCTCCGCAACCACGTCTGA